A window of the Streptomyces griseochromogenes genome harbors these coding sequences:
- a CDS encoding gamma-aminobutyraldehyde dehydrogenase, translating into MHNPGTATPERFPAQERFADGAQFIAGRLTKGTSGRTHAVVDPATGEEVYTYELAGPDDVDAAVAAARDAFPGWASATPGERSEALHRFAAVLAERAEDFARAESLQCGKPLKLTREFDVPGTIDNTAFFAGAARHLQGQSAGEYSGDHTSYVRREPIGVVGSIAPWNYPLQMAAWKILPAIAAGNTIVLKPAELTPLTSLLFAQAATDAGIPDGVINIVTGTGKEAGERLVGHPDVAMTSFTGSTAVGKRVAEVATATVKRLHLELGGKAPFVVFDDADLEAAVNGAVAGSLINTGQDCTAATRAYVQRPLYEAFVERTAALMETVRIGDPFAAGTDLGPLISHVQRDRVAGFVDRARAYARVVTGGEAPQGDLRDGAYYRPTLVADAAQDSEIVQSEIFGPVLVVLPFDADEEGIRLANDTPYGLAASAWSSNVYRANRATREIKAGCVWINDHIPIISEMPHGGYKASGFGKDMSAYSFEEYTQVKHVMFDNTAVAAKDWHRTVFGDR; encoded by the coding sequence ATGCACAACCCGGGCACCGCCACCCCGGAACGATTTCCCGCGCAGGAGCGCTTCGCGGACGGCGCGCAGTTCATCGCGGGCCGGCTGACGAAGGGCACCTCGGGCCGTACCCACGCCGTGGTCGACCCGGCCACCGGCGAGGAGGTGTACACCTACGAGCTGGCCGGCCCCGACGACGTCGACGCGGCCGTGGCCGCCGCGCGCGATGCCTTCCCGGGCTGGGCCTCGGCCACCCCCGGCGAGCGCTCCGAGGCCCTGCACCGGTTCGCCGCGGTCCTCGCCGAGCGTGCGGAGGACTTCGCCCGCGCGGAATCCCTGCAGTGCGGCAAGCCGCTGAAGCTGACCCGCGAGTTCGACGTGCCGGGCACCATCGACAACACCGCCTTCTTCGCGGGCGCGGCCCGGCATCTGCAGGGGCAGTCCGCCGGTGAGTACTCGGGCGACCACACGTCGTACGTCCGGCGCGAGCCCATCGGGGTCGTCGGGTCGATCGCGCCCTGGAACTACCCCCTGCAGATGGCCGCCTGGAAGATCCTCCCGGCGATCGCCGCGGGCAACACCATCGTGCTCAAGCCCGCCGAGCTGACCCCGCTGACCTCGCTGCTGTTCGCGCAGGCCGCCACGGATGCCGGCATCCCGGACGGCGTGATCAACATCGTCACCGGGACCGGCAAGGAGGCCGGCGAGCGCCTCGTCGGGCATCCCGACGTGGCCATGACCTCCTTCACCGGGTCCACCGCGGTCGGCAAGCGGGTCGCCGAGGTCGCCACCGCCACCGTCAAGCGGCTCCACCTGGAACTGGGCGGCAAGGCTCCCTTCGTCGTCTTCGACGACGCCGACCTGGAGGCCGCCGTCAACGGCGCGGTCGCGGGCTCCCTCATCAACACCGGGCAGGACTGCACGGCCGCCACGCGCGCGTATGTGCAGCGGCCGCTGTACGAGGCGTTCGTGGAGCGCACGGCCGCCCTGATGGAGACCGTGCGGATCGGCGACCCGTTCGCCGCGGGCACCGACCTCGGCCCGCTGATCTCGCACGTCCAACGCGACCGCGTGGCCGGTTTCGTGGACCGTGCGCGCGCCTACGCGCGCGTGGTGACCGGCGGCGAGGCCCCGCAGGGGGATCTCAGGGACGGCGCCTACTACCGGCCCACCCTCGTCGCCGACGCCGCCCAGGACAGCGAGATCGTCCAGTCCGAGATCTTCGGCCCGGTATTGGTCGTACTGCCGTTCGATGCGGATGAGGAAGGCATTCGGCTGGCCAACGACACCCCGTACGGCCTCGCGGCCTCCGCGTGGAGCAGCAACGTCTACCGGGCGAACCGCGCCACCCGCGAGATCAAGGCGGGCTGCGTGTGGATCAACGACCACATCCCGATCATCAGTGAGATGCCGCACGGCGGCTACAAGGCCTCCGGCTTCGGCAAGGACATGTCGGCGTACTCATTCGAGGAGTACACGCAGGTCAAACACGTAATGTTCGACAACACCGCGGTGGCCGCGAAGGACTGGCACCGCACCGTCTTCGGGGACCGCTAG
- a CDS encoding ABC transporter substrate-binding protein, translating to MEQYEPDRLTPAEAAAMRRSLRSGRAAMTRRSLLRASAGGALTVGGLGALSACGIPAATKTQGGVSADDHSAKEKTVNFSNWPEYIDVDDKGKHHPTLDAFARRTGIQVKYTEDINDNDEFFGKIQPQLAAGQDTGRDLIVLTDWLAARMIRLGYVQKLDASNLPNAFANLSDQFRDPDWDPGRAYSYPWQGISTVIAYNKKALDGIEVKSVSDLLDNPKLKGRVGFLTEMRDSIGMTMLDMGKDPAKFSDDDFDAVIARLQKAVDRGQIRRFTGNDYTSDLAKGDFAACIAWGGDVVQLQADSPDVGYVIPGSGYMTSTDNMLIPNKARHKTNAERLIDYFYELQPAAELAAYINYVSPVAGVAPHLAKIDKSAASNPLIIPDKAMQARSHAFRALTQKEETAYQQKFSKLTGA from the coding sequence ATGGAGCAGTACGAGCCCGACCGCCTGACCCCGGCCGAAGCGGCCGCCATGCGGCGCAGCCTGCGCAGCGGCCGGGCCGCCATGACCCGGCGGTCGCTGCTGCGCGCCTCCGCCGGCGGCGCGCTCACGGTCGGCGGCCTCGGGGCGCTGAGCGCCTGCGGCATCCCCGCGGCGACCAAGACGCAGGGCGGCGTGTCCGCCGACGACCACTCGGCCAAGGAGAAGACCGTCAACTTCTCCAACTGGCCCGAGTACATCGACGTGGACGACAAGGGCAAGCACCATCCCACGCTCGACGCGTTCGCCCGGCGGACCGGCATCCAGGTCAAGTACACCGAGGACATCAACGACAACGACGAATTCTTCGGCAAGATCCAGCCGCAGCTCGCCGCCGGCCAGGACACCGGCCGCGACCTCATCGTGCTCACCGACTGGCTGGCCGCCCGCATGATCCGGCTGGGGTACGTCCAGAAACTGGACGCGTCCAACCTGCCGAATGCCTTCGCCAACCTGTCGGACCAGTTCCGCGACCCCGACTGGGACCCGGGCCGTGCCTACTCCTACCCCTGGCAGGGCATCTCGACGGTCATCGCGTACAACAAGAAGGCGCTCGACGGCATCGAGGTGAAGTCGGTCTCCGACCTGCTGGACAACCCCAAGCTCAAGGGCCGCGTCGGTTTCCTCACCGAGATGCGCGACAGCATCGGCATGACCATGCTCGACATGGGCAAGGACCCGGCGAAGTTCAGCGACGACGACTTCGACGCGGTGATCGCCCGCCTCCAGAAGGCGGTCGACCGCGGCCAGATCCGCCGCTTCACCGGCAACGACTACACGTCCGACCTCGCCAAGGGCGACTTCGCCGCGTGCATCGCCTGGGGCGGCGACGTCGTCCAGCTCCAGGCGGACAGCCCGGACGTCGGCTACGTGATCCCGGGCAGCGGCTACATGACCTCGACCGACAACATGCTGATCCCCAACAAGGCGCGTCACAAGACGAACGCCGAGCGGCTCATCGACTACTTCTACGAGCTTCAGCCCGCGGCCGAGCTCGCCGCCTACATCAACTACGTGAGCCCGGTCGCCGGGGTGGCGCCCCATCTCGCGAAGATAGACAAGTCGGCGGCGAGCAATCCGCTGATCATTCCCGACAAGGCCATGCAGGCCAGGTCCCATGCCTTCCGCGCCCTGACGCAGAAGGAAGAGACGGCCTACCAGCAGAAGTTCTCGAAGCTCACAGGGGCGTGA